A single region of the Thunnus maccoyii chromosome 10, fThuMac1.1, whole genome shotgun sequence genome encodes:
- the LOC121905709 gene encoding coiled-coil domain-containing protein 127-like, with translation MNNLNDPPRWNIQPDPRGRGAGAGDGNQWNYALLVPMLGLAAFRWIWTRESQREIQRVKAQYDKDVTTIKSEMEARYRETLTERHRAAAKLELELEKERQRVKGYKQALISQSQQLMEERKQLQQERETLEQEKQRLVKSGAAGAVLHRALERENNWYRRATATLRELEDQLVERQNAFCSLIQPRDQRLEMEKNILLKVVKEPIGAELDLESDLKDIFKRDRHCADLLNMDKRKNGSLMWVYLKYWQLQVTVQKHKRAEEAVLGGITQSRRE, from the exons ATGAACAACTTGAATGACCCCCCCAGGTGGAACATTCAACCAGACCCCAGAGGAAGGGGCGCGGGGGCTGGCGATGGGAACCAATGGAACTATGCCCTGCTGGTCCCTATGCTGGGATTGGCTGCATTTC GTTGGATCTGGACCAGGGAGTCTCAGAGGGAGATCCAGAGGGTCAAAGCCCAGTACGACAAAGATGTGACCACAATAAAAAGTGAGATGGAGGCGCGGTACCGGGAGActctgacagagagacacagggCAGCTGCTAaactggagctggagctggagaaagagagacagagggtaAAAGGCTACAAGCAGGCCCTGATCTCACAGAGCCAGCAGCTGATGGAAGAACGGAAACAGTTACAACAG GAGCGTGAGACTTTGGAGCAAGAGAAGCAAAGGCTGGTGAAGTCCGGAGCTGCGGGGGCTGTGCTGCATCGCGCCCTGGAACGAGAGAACAACTGGTACCGGCGAGCCACCGCCACTCTGAGGGAGCTAGAAGATCAGCTTGTGGAGCGACAGAATGCCTTCTGCTCCCTCATCCAACCTCGAGATCAGCGGCTGGAGATGGAGAAGAACATACTGCTTAAGGTCGTCAAAGAACCAATCGGGGCAGAACTAGATCTAGAGTCAGATCTAAAGGACATTTTTAAGAGAGATAGGCATTGTGCGGACCTGCTAAACATGGACAAGAGGAAGAATGGAAGTCTCATGTGGGTGTACCTCAAGTACTGGCAGCTGCAGGTCACCGTGCAGAAACACAAGAGAGCTGAGGAAGCCGTTCTAGGAGGGATAACCCAGTCTCGCAGAGAATGA